In the genome of Acidisoma sp. PAMC 29798, the window TTGCGATTGTGATAATAATGGAGGTCACGCGCGCGTAGTGAATAAGCGTCGCATTGATGCAGCCTAGAAGAACGCCAATGAAAAGACCCGCCGGAAGCACGACAATCGCGGGCAGGCCGAATTGGGTTGCCAGCATAGCGGCCACATACTGCGCGACAGATGCAACGGCTGCGAAGGATATGTCGATGCCGCCAGCGATGAGGACCACGAAGACTCCCATGGCCATAATGGCCTGGACGGAATAGCCCTCAAGGAGATCGACGAGGTTCGACAGGGTCAGGAAGGAGGGCGCCACGACGGACAAAGCAGCGCAGACTGCGAGGAGTACTACGATCAACCAATTTTCCGGGCGCGCCCGGAAGGAATGGAACAGCCGGATCGTCGCGGCATTAGGCATAGATCTTCTCCTCCAGCGCATGCTCGGAAATGTCACCCGGAAGATACGAGCCCACTAGTCTGCCACTTCGCATGTGCAATACCCGGTCGCAGGTTGCGAAGATTTCCATAACCTCATCTGAGATAACGATAACCCCGACGCCGCGCTCCGAGAGCGCGCGAATGACGTCGTATATTCCAATCTTGTTCTTGATATCGACGCCAACCGTCGGGCTATCGAGTATCAAGACCTTGGGCGATGTGGCCAGCCAACGGGCGAGGACAACGCGCTGCTGATTGCCACCGGAGAGCGTTGAGATCGGATGGTCCAGACTACCGATTTTAATCGAAAGCTCGTCCACCCAATGCTGAGCGGCAGCATGTCTGCGGCTGGGAGAAATCAACCCTAATCGATTGGAAAGCCGAGGCAGGATTGCGAGATTCGTGTTGTCGGCAATCGATTGCCGGGCATTGATTCCGAGATTCAGTCGATCTTCGGAGACATAGGCGATACCGGCCCGTGTCGCATCCTGATTCGAGTGAAGACGCACAACGTTGCCATTGAGACGTATCCCGCCGCGATCAGGCCTTGTCATGCCAAACAGGGAAAGCGCCAATTCGGTTCGTCCCGCACCGAGGAGGCCGGTAATGCCCAGAACCTCGCCCTTGCGTAGGGTGAATGAAATATCGTCGTATTCGCCCGCCCGCGATAAGCTGGAGACTTCCAGGAGAGGCGGCGCCGCGGACATGTCGCGGGCTGCCATCCGCTGCTCCAAGTCGATCCCGGTCATGAGTTTGGCAATAGCCCTCTGGTCCAGTGCCCCAGCGGGGTAAGTGCCAACCATGCGGCCGTCACGCATGACGGTAACCCGCTGGGCAATCTCGACCACCTCTTCCAGCCGATGGGAAACGAACACCACGGCAATGTTCTGCGCGCTCAGGCGACGAACAATGTCGAGCAGGCGCTCCACCTCGGCCCGTGTCAGCGAGGCTGTCGGTTCATCCATGAAGAGAAGGCGAGCCTGGGCCGCCAGACCGCGGCAGATGGCCACGATCTGGCGCTCGGCGATTGAAAGGGACGACACCAAAGCGCCTAAGGGCAAGGTGAAATGAAGCCGCTTGAGCGTCGCCTCCGCGGTCGTCTTCATCCGGCGCCAGTGGACTGGCCGCGCCAGGCCATCGAGGTTCTCCTGCATCGCGATATTCTCCGCGACCGTCAGGTTCGGGAACAGGGAAAGGTCCTGGAATATGACCTGGATGCCGAGCGCGCGGGCCGCGTTCGGGTCCAAAGGGAGCACCTCGCGGCCTTCGACTTGGATGGAGCCGCCTGGATCGGGCGGATGCACACCCGCAATCGTCTTGATCATCGTCGACTTGCCGCAACCGTTCTCGCCAACCAGGCAATGCACCTCTCCAGGTGCTATGTCCCAGTCAATCGCGTCCAAAGCACGAAAGCCGCCGAACGTCTTGGAGACGCCCGTCAGCCGCAAGAACGGCTGCGCAGTCACAGCCCGAGAGCCACGAGGGAGTCAATCGTCTCCTTGGTGATGGGCTGAATTTTGTTCGCCATAATCACCCGTGTCGTGGGATCGACGGTGACTGCGCCAACCTCCGGCAACACCATTCCATTGGTCACCGATTTTCCGCTCAGGATAAGAGCCCCAATCCTGACGATGGTTTCACCTGCAAGAAGCGGGTTCCAAATATAACCGACGGTAATCGCGCCCGAGCGGATGTACTTCGCGCCCTGCCCCGGCGAGAACGGGCCAACCACGAAGATCTTGCCGATCTTACCGCGATCATCAACCGCACGGGCGCCCCCAATAGGACCCTGCGAACCGAAGGCCAGCACGCCTTTGAGTTTAGGATGGGCGCGGATCTGATCAAGCACCGTGCGATAGCTGTCGTCCAGGCTCTCTCCGACACCAAACCTGCCGCCAACAAGTTCCATCTTCGGGTATTTTGCCTTTTGCAGCGCGACTGCGGCATCCGCACGCATACGATGCTGCGGAACCGTCAGCGAGCCCACGATAATCATGTACTGGCCGACCCCGCCCATTGCCTGAGCCAAGGCCTCAAAATGTCGCACGCCGTCCGCGGCTGGCGTCGTGAACTCCAAATCCCAGTCATTCCCCTGCTGGAGAGGACTCTCATGAGTGATAATCTTGATACCTGCGGCGTGAGCTCTTTGAAACACGGGCACCAGCGCATCCGCATCGTTCGGGACGACCCCAATGACGTCCACTTTACGTGCGATCAGATCCTCAATGGCCGCAACTTGTTGCGCCGCGTCAGCCTGCGTAGGACCAACCATCCAGGCGTCGGTACCGGTCTCGGCGCCAGCTCGCTTGATACCGACTTCCATCGCATTGAACCAAGGAATACCGCCGATCTTGACGACTACGGCGATCTTCTTCTTCGCCGCTTCAGCACGCGCTGATAGGCCGGGCAAGACGAGCAAGCCGCTGCTTGCGGCCAAAGCTAAACCACGTCGTCTGGTGATCATCGCACCCCCCTTTTATTTCATGCAAGCGACTCTCTTGGTCGCCGTAAAACGTTTCACGCCTCGACTAGAGCTGCGATTGGTTCGGCGTGTCAACTCCTTTTTGAAGCCAAAGACGATAGTCAGGATTGCCTATTGCCTCCCAGCGA includes:
- a CDS encoding sugar ABC transporter ATP-binding protein; amino-acid sequence: MTAQPFLRLTGVSKTFGGFRALDAIDWDIAPGEVHCLVGENGCGKSTMIKTIAGVHPPDPGGSIQVEGREVLPLDPNAARALGIQVIFQDLSLFPNLTVAENIAMQENLDGLARPVHWRRMKTTAEATLKRLHFTLPLGALVSSLSIAERQIVAICRGLAAQARLLFMDEPTASLTRAEVERLLDIVRRLSAQNIAVVFVSHRLEEVVEIAQRVTVMRDGRMVGTYPAGALDQRAIAKLMTGIDLEQRMAARDMSAAPPLLEVSSLSRAGEYDDISFTLRKGEVLGITGLLGAGRTELALSLFGMTRPDRGGIRLNGNVVRLHSNQDATRAGIAYVSEDRLNLGINARQSIADNTNLAILPRLSNRLGLISPSRRHAAAQHWVDELSIKIGSLDHPISTLSGGNQQRVVLARWLATSPKVLILDSPTVGVDIKNKIGIYDVIRALSERGVGVIVISDEVMEIFATCDRVLHMRSGRLVGSYLPGDISEHALEEKIYA
- a CDS encoding substrate-binding domain-containing protein, which gives rise to MITRRRGLALAASSGLLVLPGLSARAEAAKKKIAVVVKIGGIPWFNAMEVGIKRAGAETGTDAWMVGPTQADAAQQVAAIEDLIARKVDVIGVVPNDADALVPVFQRAHAAGIKIITHESPLQQGNDWDLEFTTPAADGVRHFEALAQAMGGVGQYMIIVGSLTVPQHRMRADAAVALQKAKYPKMELVGGRFGVGESLDDSYRTVLDQIRAHPKLKGVLAFGSQGPIGGARAVDDRGKIGKIFVVGPFSPGQGAKYIRSGAITVGYIWNPLLAGETIVRIGALILSGKSVTNGMVLPEVGAVTVDPTTRVIMANKIQPITKETIDSLVALGL